From Thalassotalea euphylliae, the proteins below share one genomic window:
- the epmA gene encoding elongation factor P--(R)-beta-lysine ligase, with product MTWQPSMDWATAQQRAKLLSTIRSFFNNRNVVEVETPQMCSGTITDVHLDPIVANYDWHHEGVNKLYLQTSPEYPMKRLLASGYQSIYQIAKAFRNEAEGRLHNPEFTMLEWYRLGFSMKDLIDEVSELLVETLSVSSTDIQSYEHAFLAHTQLNPLETSLAECLAFIEQHGKLEPWLEATTSLDTLLQFIFCEWVEPKIGQLVPCFIHSFPSSQASLATINTDDARVANRFECYFKGVELVNGFHELTDKEQQLRRFAEDNNQREQMGAQTRAVDDKFIAALAEGLPACSGVALGIDRLIMLAMGKQSISEVMTFTTQNA from the coding sequence ATGACGTGGCAGCCAAGTATGGATTGGGCAACAGCACAGCAGCGTGCGAAGCTCCTCTCCACCATTAGATCTTTTTTCAATAATCGAAATGTTGTTGAAGTAGAAACGCCTCAAATGTGCAGTGGCACCATTACCGATGTGCATTTAGATCCTATTGTGGCTAACTATGACTGGCATCACGAGGGTGTGAATAAACTCTATTTACAGACGTCTCCTGAATATCCGATGAAACGATTACTGGCTTCTGGTTACCAGTCTATTTATCAAATTGCTAAAGCCTTTAGAAATGAAGCTGAGGGGAGATTACATAACCCTGAATTTACTATGTTGGAGTGGTATCGATTAGGTTTTTCCATGAAAGATCTCATTGACGAGGTAAGTGAGTTATTAGTTGAAACGTTATCGGTAAGTAGCACTGATATTCAAAGCTATGAACACGCTTTCTTAGCGCATACACAACTCAACCCGCTAGAGACTTCCCTAGCAGAGTGTCTAGCCTTCATAGAGCAACATGGAAAACTTGAGCCATGGCTGGAAGCAACCACTTCACTTGATACCTTATTACAGTTCATCTTTTGTGAATGGGTTGAGCCTAAAATTGGGCAATTAGTACCTTGTTTTATTCATAGCTTTCCAAGCAGTCAAGCATCGTTAGCTACCATAAATACAGACGATGCGAGAGTCGCTAACCGCTTTGAATGTTACTTTAAAGGAGTTGAGCTAGTTAACGGTTTCCACGAGCTCACTGATAAAGAACAGCAATTGCGACGCTTTGCAGAAGATAATAACCAGCGTGAGCAAATGGGTGCGCAAACAAGGGCTGTCGATGATAAATTTATTGCTGCATTAGCGGAAGGTTTACCTGCTTGCTCTGGTGTTGCATTGGGTATTGACCGTCTAATAATGTTGGCAATGGGTAAACAATCGATCAGTGAAGTGATGACTTTTACTACCCAAAATGCCTAG
- a CDS encoding MerC domain-containing protein translates to MLDRIGIAATSLCALHCILLPILLPALPLLGLSFLADHTWEFVFLIATAMLGTFALFSGFRRYHRKLYPFYLLYLGVAVYWLRHDFGDEYEPYFVVFGALLIVAAHFINMKLCNSCKQCTDHNCASS, encoded by the coding sequence GTGTTAGATAGAATTGGTATAGCAGCAACATCACTATGTGCATTACATTGCATTCTGCTGCCTATTTTATTGCCAGCACTGCCATTATTAGGCTTGAGCTTTTTGGCTGATCACACATGGGAATTTGTCTTCTTAATTGCGACTGCAATGTTAGGAACCTTTGCGTTATTCTCCGGCTTTAGACGCTATCATCGCAAACTTTATCCTTTTTATTTGTTATATTTAGGCGTTGCCGTTTACTGGTTGCGACACGACTTTGGCGATGAATACGAGCCTTATTTCGTTGTTTTTGGTGCGTTACTAATCGTTGCGGCTCACTTTATCAATATGAAGCTTTGCAATAGCTGTAAGCAATGTACCGATCACAACTGCGCTTCTTCTTAG
- the glnG gene encoding nitrogen regulation protein NR(I), protein MIAEQVWIVDDDSSIRWVLEKAFKSAEISCASFENAQNLLTALDHGQPEVIISDIRMPNMDGMALLNQISQHYPDIPVIIMTAHSDLDSAVNAYQGGAFEYLPKPFDIDDAVALTRRALAHVKEQSAKAKKGQPAPTSVGIIGEAPAMQEVFRAIGRLSRSSISVLINGESGTGKELVAHALHMHSPRSSETFIPLNMAAIPRDLIESELFGHEKGAFTGANSVRQGRFEQAHNGTLFLDEIGDMPLDVQTRLLRVLADGQFYRVGGHSPIRVDVRIIAATHQNLEEKVRSGDFREDLFHRLNVIRIQLPALRERKEDIEQLANHFLKLAADELSVEPKVLHKDAVTQLMLSNWPGNVRQLENICRFLTVMASGKEILPEDLPEELHDTPLPQIGEGESWQTLLSKWMDEQLAKGRSAILDQATPEFEKIMLQRALSFTGGHKQEAAKKLGWGRNTLTRKLKDFEM, encoded by the coding sequence ATGATTGCCGAACAAGTATGGATAGTCGACGACGACAGCTCAATTCGTTGGGTGCTGGAAAAGGCATTTAAAAGTGCAGAAATTAGCTGTGCTTCCTTCGAAAATGCGCAAAACCTATTAACAGCCTTAGATCACGGACAGCCTGAGGTAATAATCTCAGATATTCGTATGCCAAATATGGATGGTATGGCGCTGTTAAATCAGATCAGCCAACACTACCCAGATATTCCTGTCATTATTATGACCGCACATTCTGACTTAGACAGTGCCGTTAATGCCTATCAAGGCGGTGCCTTTGAATACCTGCCTAAACCTTTTGATATCGACGATGCAGTAGCCTTGACTCGCCGAGCGCTTGCTCATGTAAAAGAGCAAAGTGCTAAAGCCAAGAAAGGACAGCCTGCTCCCACTAGTGTTGGCATCATAGGTGAAGCACCAGCCATGCAAGAGGTCTTCAGGGCAATTGGCCGGTTATCTCGCTCTAGTATTAGCGTACTCATTAATGGCGAGTCTGGCACTGGTAAAGAGCTTGTTGCCCATGCATTGCATATGCACAGTCCGCGCTCAAGCGAGACTTTTATCCCCCTCAACATGGCGGCTATTCCCAGAGACTTAATTGAGTCTGAGTTATTTGGTCATGAAAAGGGGGCATTTACTGGTGCTAACTCTGTGCGCCAAGGGCGATTCGAACAAGCACATAACGGCACACTCTTCTTAGATGAAATAGGTGATATGCCACTGGATGTGCAAACTCGACTACTTCGCGTACTGGCAGATGGACAGTTTTATCGCGTTGGCGGCCATTCTCCAATTCGCGTTGATGTGCGCATTATTGCCGCGACTCATCAAAACCTAGAAGAAAAAGTAAGAAGTGGCGATTTTCGCGAAGATCTCTTTCACCGCTTGAACGTTATCCGCATCCAGTTGCCGGCACTTCGAGAGCGCAAAGAAGATATTGAGCAGCTTGCAAACCACTTCTTAAAACTCGCCGCTGATGAATTAAGCGTTGAGCCCAAAGTACTGCACAAAGATGCCGTTACCCAGCTGATGCTAAGTAATTGGCCTGGTAATGTTCGACAGTTAGAAAATATCTGTCGATTTTTAACGGTAATGGCAAGTGGTAAAGAGATATTACCTGAAGATTTGCCGGAAGAGTTACACGACACACCGCTTCCTCAGATTGGAGAAGGAGAGTCTTGGCAAACACTCTTGAGTAAATGGATGGATGAACAACTTGCTAAGGGGCGCAGTGCAATTTTAGATCAAGCAACACCTGAGTTTGAAAAGATCATGTTACAAAGAGCATTGTCGTTTACTGGTGGTCACAAGCAAGAAGCAGCCAAGAAACTTGGTTGGGGAAGAAATACGCTGACGAGAAAATTAAAAGACTTTGAGATGTAG
- the glnL gene encoding nitrogen regulation protein NR(II), with the protein MLNRADLINHKTTYQQQLANQLVTAVMVLDEKLTIQYLNPAAEALLIKSFNKLFNVAFEDVFPNSTVDAARLQQVIESGQEFTDSDVVIYLGDSYKFTAEITASSTEFNQQPHILIELKQIDQQKQISAEAFQQQQWESARDLIRGLAHEIKNPLGGLRGAAQLLTKELNAEQQEYTAMIIEQADRLRNLVDRLLGPNQLPKMAQQNIHSVLEKVSQLISFDNEKDIILIRDYDPSIPEIAFDEDKLLQAILNIVNNAIQAIEPASSITLKTRIASNQTINGKRIKLSILISIIDFGPGIPEDIQDTLFYPMVSGRSNGTGLGLSISRTLINQHKGKLSCISRPGRTEFMILLPLS; encoded by the coding sequence TTGTTAAATCGTGCAGATCTAATTAATCATAAAACAACCTATCAGCAACAATTAGCAAATCAACTTGTGACTGCTGTGATGGTACTGGACGAAAAACTCACCATCCAATACCTTAATCCAGCGGCAGAAGCTTTGCTTATCAAAAGCTTCAATAAACTGTTCAATGTCGCTTTTGAAGATGTGTTCCCCAACAGCACAGTTGATGCAGCTCGACTGCAGCAGGTGATTGAAAGTGGCCAAGAATTTACCGACAGCGATGTGGTGATTTATTTGGGCGACAGTTACAAATTTACCGCTGAAATAACCGCATCAAGTACCGAGTTTAATCAGCAACCTCATATATTGATCGAGCTCAAGCAAATCGATCAGCAAAAACAAATCAGTGCTGAAGCTTTCCAGCAACAGCAGTGGGAGTCGGCCCGCGATCTCATTCGCGGACTAGCTCACGAGATCAAAAATCCTTTGGGTGGTTTACGTGGTGCAGCACAACTTTTAACGAAAGAGTTAAATGCCGAGCAACAAGAATACACGGCGATGATCATTGAGCAAGCCGACCGATTGCGAAATCTTGTTGACCGTTTGTTGGGGCCCAATCAGCTCCCCAAAATGGCGCAGCAGAACATTCATTCTGTACTCGAAAAAGTCAGCCAATTAATCAGCTTTGATAACGAAAAAGATATTATCTTGATTCGTGATTACGATCCCTCAATTCCCGAAATCGCCTTTGATGAAGACAAGTTGTTGCAAGCGATACTCAACATCGTTAATAACGCCATTCAAGCGATTGAACCAGCGAGTAGCATCACACTGAAAACTCGTATTGCCAGCAACCAGACTATCAACGGTAAGCGCATTAAACTCTCGATTTTAATTAGCATCATCGATTTTGGCCCGGGCATTCCGGAAGACATTCAAGACACACTATTTTATCCCATGGTATCAGGCCGTTCGAATGGCACTGGCCTTGGATTATCTATTTCCCGAACGCTAATCAACCAACACAAAGGGAAACTCTCCTGTATCAGTCGCCCTGGCCGCACTGAGTTTATGATTTTATTACCCTTATCCTAA
- a CDS encoding DUF4124 domain-containing protein yields MKHLIIFTFIALLSIPAQAYQAKVYVWRDENGVLVFSDSPRPGAEEVEVKEENSVLPSIDTSILDIKPKIIEDKYQVVITQPEDNATIRDNSGSVYVAGGIKPIFKRGFSVQLYLDGKPYQDPQNHSMFALRNIDRGEHQIKIELINEKGKVIASSEAVTFYMHRASVN; encoded by the coding sequence ATGAAGCACCTTATTATTTTCACATTTATCGCTCTGTTGTCGATACCTGCGCAGGCATATCAGGCGAAGGTTTATGTCTGGCGAGATGAAAATGGTGTATTAGTGTTTTCGGATAGCCCAAGGCCGGGCGCAGAAGAAGTTGAAGTTAAAGAAGAAAATTCAGTCCTACCGTCGATTGACACTTCCATTCTTGATATCAAACCAAAGATTATTGAAGATAAATATCAAGTCGTCATCACTCAACCTGAAGACAACGCGACTATTCGCGACAACAGTGGCTCTGTATATGTGGCTGGTGGTATTAAACCCATATTCAAGCGTGGTTTTAGCGTTCAGCTGTATTTAGACGGTAAACCCTACCAAGACCCTCAAAATCACTCGATGTTTGCGCTGCGCAATATCGACCGCGGCGAACATCAAATTAAAATTGAATTAATCAATGAGAAAGGCAAGGTTATTGCATCGTCAGAAGCAGTGACCTTTTATATGCACCGCGCCTCTGTCAATTAA
- the glnA gene encoding glutamate--ammonia ligase, with protein sequence MSQAVLDLIKENDVKFVDLRFTDSKGKEQHVSLPHHQVDEDFFEEGKMFDGSSIAGWKGINESDMILMPDASTAVLDPFTEEVTLNIRCDIVEPATMQGYSRDPRSVAKRAEEYMRSTGIADTILFGPEPEFFVFEDVKFKADMSGASYSIDDPEAVWNSDTDYEGGNKGHRPGVKGGYFPVAPVDSSQDLRSAMCLVMEEMGLVVEAHHHEVATCGQNEIACRFNTMVNKADEVQIYKYVVHNVAHAYGKTATFMPKPLVGDNGTGMHCHQSLAKDGVNLFAGDKYGGLSETALYYIGGIIKHAKAINAFTNASTNSYKRLVPGFEAPVMLAYSARNRSASIRIPVVPSPKARRIEVRFPDPTANPYLAFTAMLMAGLDGIKNKIHPGDAMDKDLYDLPAEEAAAIPQVAPSFEAALDALEADKEFLTAGGVMDEDMIDAYIGLKREEVEKLNMTTHPVEFQMYYSV encoded by the coding sequence ATGTCACAAGCAGTTTTAGATTTAATCAAAGAAAACGATGTTAAGTTCGTTGATTTACGTTTCACCGACTCAAAAGGTAAAGAGCAGCACGTTTCTCTACCTCACCATCAAGTAGATGAAGACTTCTTCGAAGAAGGTAAAATGTTTGATGGCTCTTCAATTGCTGGTTGGAAAGGTATTAACGAATCAGACATGATTTTAATGCCTGACGCGTCTACTGCAGTACTAGACCCATTCACAGAAGAAGTTACTTTAAACATTCGTTGTGACATCGTAGAGCCTGCAACTATGCAAGGCTACAGCCGTGACCCACGCTCAGTCGCTAAGCGCGCTGAAGAATACATGCGCTCAACGGGTATTGCTGACACTATTTTGTTTGGCCCAGAGCCAGAATTCTTCGTATTTGAAGATGTGAAATTCAAAGCGGATATGTCTGGTGCTTCATACTCTATTGATGATCCAGAAGCGGTTTGGAACTCAGATACAGATTACGAAGGCGGCAACAAAGGTCACCGTCCAGGTGTTAAAGGTGGTTACTTCCCAGTGGCACCAGTAGATTCATCACAAGACTTACGTTCAGCAATGTGTTTAGTGATGGAAGAAATGGGCTTAGTGGTTGAAGCGCATCACCACGAAGTTGCTACTTGTGGTCAAAACGAAATCGCTTGTCGCTTCAATACTATGGTTAACAAAGCGGACGAAGTTCAAATCTACAAGTACGTTGTTCACAATGTTGCACACGCATACGGTAAAACAGCCACTTTCATGCCTAAGCCATTAGTGGGTGACAACGGTACGGGTATGCACTGTCACCAATCACTAGCGAAAGACGGTGTCAACCTGTTCGCGGGCGACAAGTACGGCGGATTGTCTGAAACGGCGCTTTACTACATCGGTGGTATTATCAAGCATGCTAAGGCAATCAACGCATTTACCAACGCTTCAACAAACTCATACAAGCGTTTAGTACCTGGTTTCGAAGCGCCAGTAATGCTCGCTTACTCAGCACGTAACCGCTCTGCATCAATCCGTATTCCAGTAGTACCTTCACCAAAAGCACGTCGTATCGAAGTGCGCTTCCCTGATCCAACAGCTAACCCGTACCTTGCATTCACAGCAATGCTGATGGCTGGTCTTGACGGTATTAAAAACAAGATCCACCCTGGCGATGCGATGGATAAAGACTTATACGACTTACCAGCGGAAGAAGCAGCAGCAATTCCACAAGTCGCACCATCATTCGAAGCAGCGCTTGATGCACTAGAAGCTGATAAAGAGTTCTTAACAGCGGGTGGTGTAATGGACGAAGATATGATCGACGCCTACATCGGCCTTAAACGTGAAGAAGTTGAAAAATTAAACATGACAACTCACCCAGTTGAGTTCCAAATGTACTACAGCGTGTAA
- the typA gene encoding translational GTPase TypA — protein sequence MLDKLRNVAIIAHVDHGKTTLVDKLLEQSGTLDARTELEDRVMDSNDIEKERGITILAKNTAITWNDYRVNIVDTPGHADFGGEVERVMSMVDSVLLIVDAQEGPMPQTRFVTQKAFAQGLKPIVVINKIDKPGARPDWVMDQVFDLFDNLGATDEQLDFQVVYASAINGWASHEEGEQGEDMTPLFQTIVDQVPPPNADLDGPFQMQISQLDYSSYLGVIGVGRVTRGSVKPNQQVTVNGANGTIHNGKVGKVFGYLGLERNEVEEAQAGDIIAITGLGELKISDTICCPTEVEALPALSVDEPTVTMTFQVNTSPFSGQEGKYVTSRNILDRLEKELVHNVALRVEQLDDPDKFKVSGRGELHLGILIENMRREGYELAVSRPEVIMREVDGELQEPYETVTIDVEEEHQGSIMEKMGLRKAELTDMAPDGKGRIRMDFIMPSRGLIGFQTEFMTLTSGSGLIYHTFFEYGPHKGGEIGQRINGVLIANATGKALTNALFNLQERGRLMIGHGVEVYEGMVIGIHSRDNDLTVNALKGKQLTNVRASGTDDAQVLTPPIEMTLEQALEFIDDDELVEVTPENIRIRKKWLKESDRKRESRSKK from the coding sequence GTGTTAGATAAATTAAGAAATGTGGCGATTATTGCCCACGTAGACCACGGTAAAACAACGCTTGTTGACAAGCTTCTCGAACAGTCGGGAACATTAGATGCGCGCACTGAGTTAGAAGATCGTGTGATGGACTCAAACGATATCGAGAAAGAGCGCGGTATCACAATTTTAGCGAAAAATACTGCAATCACATGGAACGACTACCGCGTTAATATCGTTGACACCCCGGGTCACGCCGATTTCGGTGGTGAAGTAGAGCGTGTGATGTCAATGGTTGACTCAGTACTACTTATCGTTGATGCACAAGAAGGTCCAATGCCACAAACGCGTTTCGTAACGCAAAAAGCATTTGCTCAAGGTTTGAAGCCAATTGTTGTCATTAACAAAATCGACAAGCCAGGCGCTCGCCCTGACTGGGTAATGGATCAAGTATTTGATCTATTTGATAACTTAGGTGCAACTGACGAGCAGTTAGACTTCCAAGTGGTTTACGCATCAGCAATCAATGGCTGGGCTTCGCACGAAGAAGGTGAGCAAGGTGAAGATATGACACCATTGTTCCAAACCATTGTTGATCAAGTTCCACCACCAAATGCTGACTTAGACGGTCCATTCCAAATGCAAATCTCGCAACTGGATTACAGCTCTTACTTAGGCGTAATCGGTGTTGGCCGTGTCACGCGTGGTTCTGTTAAGCCAAACCAACAAGTTACGGTAAATGGTGCTAACGGTACGATTCACAACGGTAAAGTCGGTAAAGTATTTGGTTACTTAGGCCTAGAGCGTAACGAAGTTGAAGAAGCGCAAGCGGGTGACATTATCGCGATTACTGGTCTGGGTGAGCTGAAAATTTCTGACACTATCTGTTGCCCAACAGAAGTGGAAGCATTGCCAGCGTTATCTGTTGATGAGCCAACAGTAACCATGACTTTCCAAGTAAACACCTCACCGTTTTCTGGTCAAGAAGGTAAGTACGTGACTTCGCGTAATATTCTTGATCGCCTTGAGAAAGAACTGGTACACAACGTAGCATTACGTGTTGAGCAACTTGACGATCCAGACAAATTCAAAGTGTCTGGTCGTGGTGAATTGCACTTAGGTATCTTGATTGAAAACATGCGTCGTGAAGGTTACGAGCTGGCAGTATCACGCCCAGAAGTTATCATGCGCGAAGTGGATGGTGAGCTACAAGAACCATACGAAACGGTAACGATTGATGTTGAAGAAGAGCATCAAGGTTCAATCATGGAGAAAATGGGCTTACGTAAAGCAGAGCTAACCGATATGGCGCCTGACGGTAAAGGTCGTATCCGTATGGACTTTATTATGCCAAGCCGTGGCTTAATTGGTTTCCAAACAGAATTTATGACGCTAACGTCTGGCTCTGGTTTGATTTACCACACTTTCTTTGAGTATGGTCCGCACAAAGGTGGCGAAATCGGTCAGCGTATCAATGGTGTGCTTATTGCCAATGCGACAGGTAAGGCTCTTACCAATGCGTTGTTTAACTTGCAAGAGCGTGGTCGCTTGATGATCGGTCACGGTGTTGAAGTTTATGAAGGTATGGTGATCGGTATTCACAGCCGTGATAACGACTTAACAGTTAACGCGCTTAAAGGTAAGCAGTTAACCAATGTGCGTGCATCAGGTACAGATGATGCACAAGTATTAACACCGCCAATTGAAATGACGTTAGAGCAAGCACTTGAATTTATCGATGACGATGAATTAGTGGAAGTAACGCCAGAGAATATCCGTATTCGTAAGAAGTGGTTAAAAGAGTCTGATCGCAAGCGCGAAAGCCGCTCGAAAAAATAA
- a CDS encoding DUF2959 domain-containing protein — MRLLNLIKITALIVVLQGCQSAYYSAMESFGKHKRDLLADEVENAQEAQQEAQQQFASALEQLSTMIAFDGGDLQDQFEATEAQYEASVEAADTVSKRIDNIEDVASALFEEWSDEIEQYSSAKLKRQSESQLRETQRRYQRLLSAMQRAERKMAPVLAALKDNTLYLKHNLNAKAIGALEGEYQDIKTDINSLIGEMNKAIEESEKFLSSLETSG, encoded by the coding sequence ATGCGCCTGCTTAATCTGATAAAAATCACGGCGCTGATTGTGGTATTGCAAGGCTGCCAATCAGCCTATTATTCAGCCATGGAAAGCTTTGGTAAGCACAAGCGCGATCTGCTGGCAGATGAAGTGGAAAATGCGCAAGAAGCGCAACAAGAAGCACAACAGCAATTCGCCAGTGCATTGGAGCAGCTTTCAACCATGATCGCCTTTGACGGCGGTGACTTACAAGATCAGTTTGAAGCAACAGAGGCACAATACGAGGCAAGTGTTGAAGCTGCCGATACAGTGTCTAAACGGATTGACAATATTGAAGATGTTGCTAGTGCGCTTTTTGAAGAATGGTCTGACGAAATTGAGCAATATTCGAGTGCTAAGCTGAAAAGGCAAAGTGAAAGCCAACTGCGCGAAACACAGCGTCGATACCAACGCTTACTGAGTGCTATGCAGCGTGCAGAGCGCAAAATGGCCCCCGTGCTAGCGGCCTTGAAAGACAACACCTTGTATTTAAAACACAACCTCAATGCCAAGGCGATTGGTGCGCTTGAAGGCGAATATCAAGACATCAAAACAGATATTAATAGTTTGATTGGTGAGATGAACAAAGCCATCGAAGAGTCTGAAAAATTCTTATCGTCATTAGAAACCAGTGGTTGA
- a CDS encoding virulence factor BrkB family protein — MFVNKLQGYLPPPRLVLSFARHLSKRLTDDHIHVVAGYLSYVTLMSLVPMVLVMLSVMTAFPIFADIRSTIENFVYSNFLPAAGDTVQVYLSGFVENASKMSAIAIIFLFLFALLLISAIDKSLNKIWRVKAKRRVITSFSMYWMVLTLGPVLTGGSIAATSYIVSLASFGDYDFLGISNILIKALPMLISMLAFLILYLVVPNKTVAAKHALSGAVIAAVLFEIAKKGFALYVTQVPSYQAIYGALAGIPILFLWVYLSWLVVLFGALFTAAIESFSHADETQQVLGSSDDSKVE, encoded by the coding sequence ATGTTCGTTAACAAGCTTCAAGGTTATCTGCCGCCACCTCGTTTAGTCCTTTCCTTTGCTCGACACTTGAGCAAGCGCCTTACCGATGATCATATTCACGTGGTTGCTGGTTATCTTTCTTACGTTACCTTAATGTCGCTAGTGCCTATGGTGTTGGTGATGTTATCTGTGATGACCGCGTTTCCGATTTTTGCCGATATACGCTCAACCATCGAAAACTTTGTGTACAGCAATTTTCTGCCAGCCGCGGGTGATACCGTGCAGGTATATCTGTCTGGCTTTGTTGAAAATGCTTCAAAAATGTCGGCCATCGCCATTATCTTTTTGTTCTTGTTTGCGCTATTGCTAATTTCAGCGATCGACAAAAGCTTAAATAAAATCTGGCGGGTTAAGGCCAAGCGCCGAGTTATCACCTCGTTTTCTATGTACTGGATGGTGCTGACGTTAGGGCCAGTACTAACGGGCGGAAGCATTGCTGCAACGTCTTATATTGTGTCGTTAGCCTCCTTTGGGGATTATGACTTTTTAGGGATTAGCAATATTTTGATCAAAGCCTTACCTATGTTGATATCCATGTTGGCGTTCTTGATTTTATATTTAGTGGTACCGAATAAAACCGTTGCTGCTAAGCACGCGTTAAGTGGCGCTGTGATCGCTGCCGTATTGTTTGAAATCGCAAAGAAAGGCTTCGCCTTATACGTTACACAAGTACCATCTTATCAAGCCATTTATGGTGCATTAGCGGGTATCCCAATTTTATTTTTATGGGTGTACTTGTCTTGGTTGGTGGTATTGTTTGGGGCTTTATTTACCGCAGCGATTGAATCCTTCTCTCACGCCGATGAAACGCAACAGGTGCTAGGTAGCTCTGACGACAGCAAAGTCGAATAA
- the pip gene encoding prolyl aminopeptidase codes for MTVTMSRSLYPKILPYQQEWLSVDDEHQLYIEQSGNVNGTPVMYLHGGPGAGCSENYRRYFDPEKYRIILFDQRGCGRSIPSPSLNNNDLPALVQDIERIRQHLGIDKMLLCGGSWGATLALAYGIAHPSKVLAFILRGIFLGTQAELDWLYRPDGAAKFFPEYYQDFLSILSEQEQLDPLRSYQNHLSSANELAVTAASKAWYLWELRLSSIEHQHIDKNHITDQHQALCMAKISAHFFANASELTANYLLDQISRVTHLPAIILHGRYDMICQLYVAYQLTKRWQNARLQILPCAGHSGFESQTIDAFCKAADTMAAFLDEQKQ; via the coding sequence ATGACGGTTACTATGTCTCGTTCCCTATACCCTAAAATTCTGCCTTATCAGCAAGAGTGGTTATCGGTCGATGATGAGCATCAGCTTTACATCGAGCAATCTGGTAATGTAAACGGTACGCCTGTTATGTATTTGCATGGCGGGCCAGGCGCTGGTTGCAGTGAGAATTACCGGCGTTATTTTGACCCAGAGAAATACCGTATTATTTTGTTTGATCAGCGGGGCTGTGGCCGATCAATCCCTTCACCTTCCCTAAACAACAATGATTTGCCAGCTTTAGTACAAGACATTGAGCGTATTCGCCAACATTTGGGGATTGATAAAATGCTGCTTTGCGGTGGCTCTTGGGGGGCAACACTCGCGTTAGCATATGGTATTGCTCACCCCAGTAAAGTACTGGCGTTTATTCTTCGCGGTATCTTTTTAGGGACGCAAGCAGAGCTGGATTGGCTGTATCGCCCTGATGGAGCAGCTAAGTTTTTTCCTGAGTATTACCAAGATTTTCTCAGTATCTTGTCGGAACAAGAGCAGTTAGATCCACTTCGCAGTTACCAAAATCACTTGTCTTCGGCTAATGAATTGGCGGTAACAGCCGCGAGTAAGGCTTGGTATTTATGGGAATTACGTTTGTCGTCAATTGAACATCAACACATTGATAAAAATCATATAACCGATCAACATCAGGCACTGTGCATGGCAAAAATATCGGCACATTTTTTTGCCAATGCGAGCGAACTCACTGCTAATTATTTGCTTGATCAAATCTCGCGAGTGACGCATTTACCGGCGATAATTTTGCACGGTCGCTACGACATGATTTGCCAACTCTACGTTGCCTATCAACTGACCAAGCGTTGGCAGAATGCGCGGCTGCAAATACTGCCTTGTGCTGGGCACAGTGGCTTTGAATCACAAACAATAGATGCTTTTTGCAAAGCAGCCGATACAATGGCGGCATTCTTAGACGAACAAAAACAATAA
- the dtd gene encoding D-aminoacyl-tRNA deacylase produces MIALIQRVSHANVVVEGETAGAIGKGLLVLLAIEPNDDEKKAKRLAERVAGYRVFEDEQGKMNLNVEQAGGDVLVVSQFTLAADTTRGMRPSFTSAASPEMSKDLYQLFTRELRAKGFKAPTGIFGADMKVSLLNDGPVTFQLTV; encoded by the coding sequence ATGATTGCATTAATTCAGCGGGTTAGTCATGCCAATGTTGTGGTTGAAGGCGAAACGGCCGGAGCAATAGGCAAGGGCTTATTGGTGCTGCTTGCCATTGAACCTAATGACGATGAAAAGAAAGCTAAGCGACTGGCAGAGCGAGTTGCGGGTTATCGCGTGTTTGAAGATGAGCAGGGCAAAATGAACCTCAACGTCGAGCAAGCTGGCGGTGATGTTTTGGTGGTTTCTCAGTTTACCTTAGCAGCGGATACCACCCGCGGTATGCGTCCAAGCTTTACCAGTGCTGCGTCACCAGAAATGAGCAAAGATTTATATCAATTGTTTACGCGGGAATTAAGGGCTAAGGGCTTTAAGGCGCCAACAGGAATATTCGGCGCTGATATGAAAGTATCATTGCTTAACGACGGGCCAGTAACCTTTCAACTCACCGTTTAA